The Bacillota bacterium genome includes the window GGGAAGAGCGAGATCACCTGCCGGGTGCGGAGCGGCGCGCCCCAGCCCGTCCCGGCCGGCCCCCAGGTGGTCGCCAGGAAGAACTCTCTCCGCGCCGTCTCCGCCTCCTCCGGCGTGCGCGTGCGGACGGCGACGCGCAGCTCGATCTCGTTGACCGCGTCCTCGTCGTCCGGCCAGGGGGCCGCCTCGCCGTGGAGCATGTCGACGCCGACGCGGTCGAAGCGGAGCTCGAGCGGCCGCACGCCCCGCATCTCCAGGCGGCGGCGGAGCCACTCCTCGATGCGGCGCGCCTTCTCCAGCGCGTACGGCCAGCTGACGCCCAGGCGCCCCTCGGCGATCCAGCCGTCCGTGTAGCCGATCTGGACCTTGAGCGTGTCGGGCCGCGGCCCGCCGCCCATCTCCCGGACCAGCACCCGGTCCTCCCCCAGGTCGGTCAGCCGGAGCCGGGTGAAGTCCGCCACCGCGTCGGGCATCACGTACTTCCTGGGGTCGTGGACCTCGTAGACCAGGTGCTCCTTCACCGACCAGCTGTCGACCCGCCCGCCGGTGCCCGGCAGCTTGGTGATCACCGCCTCCACCCGGCCGCCGGGGAGCTCGGTCACCTCGGCGATCGGGTAGCCCAGGTTCCAGGGGTCGGGCGTCTCGCGCCAGCGGACGGTCATGCCGCCGGTCACCATCTCGGCGCACTCGATGAGGTGGCCGACGGTGACGGCGGCCGCGATCCGGTCCCAGTAGGGCTCCTCGTACCGCCACCCGAACTCGTGCATCAGCGGTCCGACGTAGAGGGCGTTGTCGGAGACGCGGCCGGTGACGACCAGCTGCGCCCCCGCCCCCAGCGCCTCCGCGATCCCCTCGGCGCCCAGGTAGGCGTGGGCGGCGACGATCCGGTCGCGGATCCCGTCGAGGCCGCGCTCGCCGGTGTCCAGGTTGACGAACTCCCAGCCGCTCGCCTCCAGCCGGGGCAGCTGGACCAGGATGTCGTCCCCCTCCACCACGCCGACGCGGAGCGGCAGGCGGAGTTCGCGGGCCACCGCCAGCGCCCGCTCCGCCGCCCCGAGGGGGTTGGCGCCGCCGCCGTTGGCGACGAGGCGCGTCCCGTTCCGGATGGCGGCAGGAAGCAGGCTCCGCACCATCTCCACCATGTCCTCGATGTACCCCTTCCCGGGGTTGCGGAGCCGCTCGCGCTGGAGGAGCGACATGGTCAGCTCGGCGAGGTAGTCGAAGCCGATATAGTCCAGGTGGCCGCGCTCCGCCAGATCCAGGGCGGGTTCCAGGGCCGAGCCCCAGTAGCCGGAGCCCGAACCGATGCGGACGGTCCGGCCCGCCCGCGGGGCCGTCCCCTCCGCGTGGCCGGGACCGCCGGGTTGCGCCACGCCACCCACCTCCCGCTGGAAGCTTCGCCCGGCGGTCGACCCTTCCTGTCGCGGATGCGGGCGACGCGGCGTCGAAGTTGGCTCGGAGGCGGCGCGGGAGGAGCCTTCCCCGCCTCGGCTCCATCCCGCCGGTGAGCTAAAGTAAGTGTAGTCGCTACAGCACCTAACCAAAGAAGAGACGACCGGGATCGAGGATCCGCATCCTGTGCGCCGGCAAGGGGTCCGGGCCGGCCCGGCGCGGGGAGGAGGAAGTCCCGTGAACCTTGCAGCTCCGCTCATCCTGGCCGCGGCGGCTCACCCGTCCGGCGCGCGCGGCCACCACGCCTCCGAGGCGGCCTCCCTCTTCCTGCGCTCGCATCCCGTCCTGGCCATGTTCGCCGGCCGGTGGCAGGCCGAGGCGACGGTGCTCGTCCCCGCGGCGCTGGCGGCGCTGCTCTACGCCGCCGGCTGGCTCCGCCTCCGCCGCGCCGCGGGAAGGAACTCGGTCCCCGCATGGCGTGCGGCGCTCTTCGCCCTCGGCCTCCTCGCCCTGCTCTGGGCGCTGGAGGGCCCGCTGGACGACCTGGGCGACGCCTCCTTCGCCTTCCACATGATCCAGCACGAGTCGCTGATCCTCGTGGCGGCGCCGCTCCTCCTCCTCGGCCTGCCGGCCCCGGTCTTCGCCTGGGCCCTCCCCCGCCGCTGGAACCGGGCGACACTCCCCTGGTTCAGCCGGAGACGGATGCTCCGCCGGCTGGCGGAGTGGCTCGGCCGCCCGGCGGTCGCCTGGGCGTTCTTCAACGCCGCCTTCGCCCTCTGGCACCTGCCCCCGCTCTACAACGCCGCCCAGGGGAACGACTGGGTCCATTACAGCGAGCACATCACCTTCCTGGTGGCGGCGCTGGTCTACTGGTCCCGGCTGGTCGGCCTGGGTCCCCACGCGCGCCGGCTCTCGGCGGCCAGCGCCGCGGGCTACGCGGCCGCCAACATGCCGGTCGGGATGCTCCTGGGCATCTGGTTCCTCTTCAGCCCGAGGCCCGTCTACGCCCACTACGAGGCGGCCGAGAACCCCTTCGGATGGAGCGTGCTGATGGACCAGCAGCTGGCAGGCGCCATCCACCTCCTGGTGGGGACGGTCTACCTGGCGCTGGTCGGCGTCTACCTCGCCCGCTGGATGGTCGACCTGGAGGAGGCGGAGTCCGTCTCCAAGCCGTCCGCCTCCCGCTGAACCGGAGCCGGCGGGGCAAGGTCACGCGCCTTTCTCGATGGCGGCGATCACCGCCCCCGGCCGGGCGGCCTCTTCCTCGGGAAGCAGGCGGCGGAGCCGCCCGCCGGCCGGCGCCTCGATCTCGTACTGGACCTTCTCCACGGCCAGCTCGGCGATGGTCTCGCCGCGCTCGACGCGGGCACCCTCCTCGCGCAGCCAGATGACGCGCACCCCTTGAGGCGCCTCTTCCGGCTTCCAGAGGTCCTCCGGGATCCGCACCTCCACCACCTGGTTCATCCCTCCTCGCGCGGCAGGGCGCGGGCCCCGCCCTGGCGGACCGCCTCCCAGGCCAGCTCCGCCACGTGCGCCACGCGCAGCTCACCCTCCCGCCCGGCCCGGTGGACCCCCAGGCGCATCTGCAGGTAGCAGCCGGGGTTGGCCACCGCGACGGTCCGGGCGCCGCTCCGATCGACAGCTTCCATCTTACCGTCGAGGATCTCCATGGACGCCTCGTAGTGGGTGAAGTTGTAGATGCCGGCCGAGCCGCAGCAGCGGTCGGCCCCCTCCATCTCCACGAAGCGGTAGCCGGGCAGGCTCCGGAGGATCTCCCGCGGCTCGCGGTAGACCTGCTGGCCGTTCCGCAGGTGGCAGGAATCCTGGTAGGTGAGGACCCGCGAGACCCCGGCGGCAGCCGCCGCGCCGCCGCCCGCCCCGCCGTCCCGCGCCCCGGTCTCCACCGGCTCGATCCGGACCAGCTGGCTCCAGTCGCGAACGCTGGCGCTGAACCGGGCCGCCCGCTCGGCCCACTCCGGATCGTCGGCCAGCAGCCTCCCGTACTCGCTCAGGAAGGCCCCGCAGCCGCCCGCGTTCTCGGCCACCAGCGGCCTGCCCGCCGCCTCCCAGGCGGCGATGTTCCGGCGCGCCAGCCGCTTCGCCTCGCCGGTCTCCCCCGCGTGGGCATGGAGCGCACCGCAGCACGGGGCGCCGGCCAGGGTGCGCACCGGATAGCCTGCCGCCCGCAGCAGGGCCACCGTGGCCTGATTGACCCCCTCGAAGAGCGCCTGGCTGACGCAGCCCGGGAACCAGCCCACCTCGGGAAGCGCGGAGGAAGCCTCCCGCCGCCCCTCCCCGCCCGTACCCGCCTCCGGTACCGGTTCCTCCCCGCCGGCGGGCGCCTCCGGCAGCATGGGCGCCATCTCGTCCAGTCGGCCCGGCATCGCCCTGAGGAGCGGCTCGCCCAGGCGGCGGGCGACGGGGTCGCGCTGGTACCAGCGCCCGAGCCGGCCGACGGCGCGAAGGAGCGTCGGATGCTCCACCACCTGGAGGAGCGCGCGCCCCAGGGGGCCCAGCGGATCGACGTCCGGGATGCGGGCCAGTTCGGCCCTCGCGGCCTCCAGCACCTCGCCGTAGCGGACGCCGGACGGGCAGGCGGTCTCGCAGGCGCGGCAGCCGAGGCAGAAGTACATCTGCTCCGCGAACCAGCCGTCGGGCTCGATGCTCCCCTCCCGGACCGCCTCCACCAGGGCCAGGCGGCCGCGGGGAGAGGCCGCCTCCATCTGCGTCAACGAGTAGGTGGGGCAGGCGGGCAGGCAGAAGCCGCACTTGATGCAGTGGGCGATCTGCTCCTCGGCCGCCTGGCCGGCGAAGTCCGGCCGCGGGCGCAAGCCTTCCCCCGGGCCGGTCGCGCCGGCCGGCGCAGCGGGCGCCGGCTCGGCCACCCTCTCTCCCTCCAGCGGCAGACTCACCGATCATCCCCCCTTCGCGGCGTGCAGAAGAGCCCCAGCGGGTCGAAGGCCCGGCGGACCCGCTCCTCCAGCTCCCTGCGGGCGGGATCCAGTGCCGGGCGCGCGGAGGCCAGGGCGGCGGCGCGGGCGCGCCGCCAGAGGGGGAGCACCTCCTCGTAGGGGCGCTCCTCCGGCAGCGCCCCCGGCGCCAGCAGCCCGGACCGCCTCAGCTCCTCCACCAGGCGCGCCGCCTGCGCGTCCGCCTCCACGGCCAGCCCCTCCCAGACCAGCCAGAGGAGGCGTCCCTCCCCGCCGTCCCCGCCGGGAAGGACCTCGGCCACCGAGAGTCCCAGCTCGGCGACGCTCCTGGGGGTGGGCGGCTGGGCTCCGGCCGGGAGCGGGAGCAGCCAGCTCCGCCGCACCTCCGGCCGCGGCTCGAGGCGGAGGACCGCCCGTTCGATGGCGCCCAGCGCACCCCAGGAGCCGACGAGGAGCCGGACCAGGTCGTAGCCGGCCACGTTCTTGACGCTGCGGCCGCCCAGCCAGAGCCGCTCGCCCTCGCCGTCCACCACCACCAGCCCCAGGACCCAGTCCCGGGGCCCGCCGCGGAGCGCCGCCAGCGGCCCGCCGACGCCGCTGGCCAGGTGGCCGCCCAACGTGGAGGCGAGCCCGTCGCCCTCGTCGGCCGGGTAGCGGAGTCCCGCGGCGGCCAGCGCCTCGCGCAGCTCGGCCGGGGAGGTCCCTGCGCCGACCTCGGCCGTCAGGTTCTCAGGGTCCACCTCGATCCCCCGGGGAGCGCGGAGCTCGAAGCGCTGCCCACCCTCTCCCGCCGGCGGCTCCGCTCCGGCCAGCGCGGCCAGGAGCCGGCCGCCACCCTGGAGGAGGACGGGAGTTCCGCCCTCCCGCCACCGGGCCAGCGCCCCGCCAAACCGTTCGGAGAAGGCAGAGGCCTCCAGCGGCTCGCGACCCGGCCACTCCCCGGCCTGGATCCGGGCCAGGCCTGCGGCGTCCGGAACGGCCTTGCCCGGGTTGAGCCGCTCCTCGGGATCGAAGGCCAGCTTCAGCCGCCGCATCCGCTCCAGCTCGGGCAGCGAGTACATCAGGCCCAGGTTGGGCAGCTTGTCGACGCCGATCCCGTGCTCGCCCGTGATGGAGCCGCCCATGCGGGCGCAGGCGGCCAGGATCTGGTCGTCCGCCTCGTGCATCCGCCGGACCGAGTCGGGGTCGGAGGGGTCGAAGGTGACGAGCGGGTGGAGGTTCCCGTCGCCCGCGTGGGCCACGGTCAGGATGGTCAGGCCGTAGCGGCCGGCGATCTCCTCCACCCGGCGCATCATCTCCACCAGCCGCGGCCGCGGCACCGTCACGTCCTGGGTCCAGACATGCCGGCTCACCCGCGCCGCGGCGCCGAAGGCGGCCCTGCGGCCGAGCCAGAGCGCCTCCCGCTCCTCGTCGCTTTCGGCCAGCCGCCACTCGGCTCCCCCGCGGCGGAGGAGCTCCTGCACCCGCTCCAGCTCGGCCTCCACGTGCCGCTCCGTGCCGTTGAGGTCGATGAGCAGGACGGCTCCCGCCTCCTCCGG containing:
- a CDS encoding DUF1446 domain-containing protein; this encodes MGGVAQPGGPGHAEGTAPRAGRTVRIGSGSGYWGSALEPALDLAERGHLDYIGFDYLAELTMSLLQRERLRNPGKGYIEDMVEMVRSLLPAAIRNGTRLVANGGGANPLGAAERALAVARELRLPLRVGVVEGDDILVQLPRLEASGWEFVNLDTGERGLDGIRDRIVAAHAYLGAEGIAEALGAGAQLVVTGRVSDNALYVGPLMHEFGWRYEEPYWDRIAAAVTVGHLIECAEMVTGGMTVRWRETPDPWNLGYPIAEVTELPGGRVEAVITKLPGTGGRVDSWSVKEHLVYEVHDPRKYVMPDAVADFTRLRLTDLGEDRVLVREMGGGPRPDTLKVQIGYTDGWIAEGRLGVSWPYALEKARRIEEWLRRRLEMRGVRPLELRFDRVGVDMLHGEAAPWPDDEDAVNEIELRVAVRTRTPEEAETARREFFLATTWGPAGTGWGAPLRTRQVISLFPTLVPREAVEVRVRTLDA
- a CDS encoding cytochrome c oxidase assembly protein, with protein sequence MNLAAPLILAAAAHPSGARGHHASEAASLFLRSHPVLAMFAGRWQAEATVLVPAALAALLYAAGWLRLRRAAGRNSVPAWRAALFALGLLALLWALEGPLDDLGDASFAFHMIQHESLILVAAPLLLLGLPAPVFAWALPRRWNRATLPWFSRRRMLRRLAEWLGRPAVAWAFFNAAFALWHLPPLYNAAQGNDWVHYSEHITFLVAALVYWSRLVGLGPHARRLSAASAAGYAAANMPVGMLLGIWFLFSPRPVYAHYEAAENPFGWSVLMDQQLAGAIHLLVGTVYLALVGVYLARWMVDLEEAESVSKPSASR
- a CDS encoding FAD-linked oxidase C-terminal domain-containing protein, whose translation is MVVTDVRPAPARAAGWLERLRGELPRDRLLTRPGELAVYAYDATGEIRMPDAVFLPEREEEVLQVLQLSQRLGFPVIARGAGSNISGGTIPRQGGLVLAFNRMRSVLWVDPDRLRARVQPGIPNLALQEAIRPYGLFYAPDPSSHRVSTLGGNVNENAGGPRCVKYGVTTRHVVGLRALLADGRALELRREDGGLDLRGLVVGSEGTLAVVTEVEVALTPFPPREITLLAAYESIEAALAGVSAIIAAGVVPASLELLDRASIETVQPFVHGAYPEEAGAVLLIDLNGTERHVEAELERVQELLRRGGAEWRLAESDEEREALWLGRRAAFGAAARVSRHVWTQDVTVPRPRLVEMMRRVEEIAGRYGLTILTVAHAGDGNLHPLVTFDPSDPDSVRRMHEADDQILAACARMGGSITGEHGIGVDKLPNLGLMYSLPELERMRRLKLAFDPEERLNPGKAVPDAAGLARIQAGEWPGREPLEASAFSERFGGALARWREGGTPVLLQGGGRLLAALAGAEPPAGEGGQRFELRAPRGIEVDPENLTAEVGAGTSPAELREALAAAGLRYPADEGDGLASTLGGHLASGVGGPLAALRGGPRDWVLGLVVVDGEGERLWLGGRSVKNVAGYDLVRLLVGSWGALGAIERAVLRLEPRPEVRRSWLLPLPAGAQPPTPRSVAELGLSVAEVLPGGDGGEGRLLWLVWEGLAVEADAQAARLVEELRRSGLLAPGALPEERPYEEVLPLWRRARAAALASARPALDPARRELEERVRRAFDPLGLFCTPRRGDDR
- a CDS encoding (Fe-S)-binding protein encodes the protein MSLPLEGERVAEPAPAAPAGATGPGEGLRPRPDFAGQAAEEQIAHCIKCGFCLPACPTYSLTQMEAASPRGRLALVEAVREGSIEPDGWFAEQMYFCLGCRACETACPSGVRYGEVLEAARAELARIPDVDPLGPLGRALLQVVEHPTLLRAVGRLGRWYQRDPVARRLGEPLLRAMPGRLDEMAPMLPEAPAGGEEPVPEAGTGGEGRREASSALPEVGWFPGCVSQALFEGVNQATVALLRAAGYPVRTLAGAPCCGALHAHAGETGEAKRLARRNIAAWEAAGRPLVAENAGGCGAFLSEYGRLLADDPEWAERAARFSASVRDWSQLVRIEPVETGARDGGAGGGAAAAAGVSRVLTYQDSCHLRNGQQVYREPREILRSLPGYRFVEMEGADRCCGSAGIYNFTHYEASMEILDGKMEAVDRSGARTVAVANPGCYLQMRLGVHRAGREGELRVAHVAELAWEAVRQGGARALPREEG
- a CDS encoding biotin attachment protein encodes the protein MNQVVEVRIPEDLWKPEEAPQGVRVIWLREEGARVERGETIAELAVEKVQYEIEAPAGGRLRRLLPEEEAARPGAVIAAIEKGA